In Perognathus longimembris pacificus isolate PPM17 chromosome 23, ASM2315922v1, whole genome shotgun sequence, a single genomic region encodes these proteins:
- the Kctd5 gene encoding BTB/POZ domain-containing protein KCTD5: MAENHCELLSPALGSLGAGPGGGLCRRCSAGLGALAQRPGGVSKWVRLNVGGTYFLTTRQTLCRDPKSFLYRLCQADPDLDSDKDETGAYLIDRDPTYFGPVLNYLRHGKLVINKDLAEEGVLEEAEFYNITSLIKLVKDKIRERDSKTSQMPVKHVYRVLQCQEEELTQMVSTMSDGWKFEQLVSIGSSYNYGNEDQAEFLCVVSKELHNTPYGTTSEPSEKAKILQERGSRM; the protein is encoded by the exons ATGGCGGAGAACCACTGCGAGCTGCTGTCTCCGGCCCTCGGCAGcctcggggcggggccggggggcggccTGTGCCGCCGCTGCAGCGCGGGGCTCGGCGCCCTGGCCCAGCGCCCGGGTGGCGTGTCCAAGTGGGTCCGGCTGAACGTCGGCGGCACCTACTTCCTTACCACCCGGCAGACGCTGTGCCGGGACCCGAAGTCTTTCCTGTACCGTCTGTGCCAGGCCGACCCCGACCTCGACTCGGACAAG GACGAAACAGGTGCCTACCTAATCGACAGAGACCCCACTTACTTTGGGCCTGTGCTGAACTACCTGAGACATGGAAAGCTGGTTATCAACAAAGACCTTGCAGAAGAAG GAGTGTTGGAGGAAGCAGAATTTTACAATATCACCTCACTAATAAAACTTGTAAAGGACAAAATTAGAGAACGAGACAGCAAAACATCACAG ATGCCAGTGAAGCACGTGTACCGCGTGCTGCAGTGCCAGGAAGAGGAGCTCACGCAGATGGTGTCCACAATGTCTGATGGCTGGAAGTTTGAGCAG TTGGTCAGCATTGGCTCCTCCTACAACTACGGAAATGAAGACCAGGCCGAGTTCCTGTGTGTGGTTTCCAAGGAACTGCACAACACCCCATACGGCACCACCAGTGAGCCCAGCGAGAAAGCCAAG ATTTTGCAAGAACGGGGCTCCAGGATGTGA